The following are encoded in a window of Lampris incognitus isolate fLamInc1 chromosome 15, fLamInc1.hap2, whole genome shotgun sequence genomic DNA:
- the LOC130125183 gene encoding alpha-N-acetylgalactosaminidase-like — translation MQLAVVVFILALSLVAMALDNGLMRTPPMGWLAWERFRCNIDCDHDPQNCISENLFTDMADRLAEDGWRELGYVYVNIDDCWASMERDKQGRLQADPKRFPGGIHRLARYMHDRGLKLGIYGDMGTHTCGGYPGTTLDNIELDAQTFADWEVDMFKFDGCYSNSTEQAQGYPRMSKALNATGRPIGYSCSWPAYQGGLPPKVNYTQLAEICNLWRNYGDIDDSWDSILSISDWFFNNQDVLAPVAGPGRWNDPDMLVIGNFGLSIDQSRAQMALWAIMAAPLFMSNDLRTISSGARAILQNKMIISINQDPMGVQGRRIIKEKSRIEVFWRPLLDDTSALVFFSRRTDMPYRYQTSLSKLNYTTGSYKVYDVYTGKAAELKDTTEFVVSVNPTGVVMWYISAPTELNSHHFFAGGKLRGSASYHHENAIPLSFL, via the exons ATGCAATTGGCGGTTGTAGTTTTCATATTGGCTTTGTCATTGGTCGCTATGGCTCTTGATAACGGCCTGATGAGAACACCTCCCATGGGCTGGCTGGCATGGGAACGGTTTCGCTGTAACATCGACTGTGATCATGACCCCCAAAACTGCATCAG tgAGAATTTGTTCACTGACATGGCAGACAGGCTAGCAGAAGATGGTTGGAGGGAGCTAGGCTACGTCTATGTCAATATTGATGACTGCTGGGCTTCCATGGAGAGAGACAAGCAGGGACGGTTGCAGGCTGACCCTAAAAG GTTTCCAGGAGGCATCCACAGACTGGCACGCTATATGCATGACCGTGGTCTAAAGCTGGGTATCTACGGGGACATGGGTACCCACACCTGCGGGGGCTACCCTGGGACCACACTGGACAATATTGAGCTAGACGCCCAGACCTTCGCAGACTGGGAGGTGGATATGTTCAAGTTTGATGGCTGTTATTCTAATTCTACAGAACAAGCGCAAG GCTACCCTCGTATGTCAAAGGCCCTAAATGCCACTGGCCGGCCCATTGGCTACTCTTGCAGTTGGCCTGCCTACCAGGGAGGACTACCGCCAAAG GTAAACTACACCCAGCTTGCAGAGATCTGTAACCTTTGGCGTAATTACGGGGACATCGATGACTCCTGGGACAGTATCCTGAGTATTTCTGATTGGTTCTTTAACAATCAGGATGTCCTGGCACCTGTAGCAGGACCTGGAAGATGGAATGATCCAGATATG CTGGTTATTGGGAACTTTGGGCTGAGCATTGACCAGTCTCGTGCCCAGATGGCTCTGTGGGCTATCATGGCCGCTCCTCTCTTCATGTCCAATGACCTGCGCACAATCAGCAGCGGGGCACGTGCCATCCTGCAGAATAAAATGATTATCAGCATCAACCAGGACCCCATGGGTGTTCAGGGAAGGCGCATTATCAAG GAGAAGAGTCGTATTGAGGTATTCTGGCGCCCCCTGTTGGACGACACAAGCGCTTTGGTATTCTTCAGCCGTCGCACTGACATGCCCTACCGCTACCAGACTTCCCTCAGCAAACTCAACTACACTACCGGCAGCTACAAG GTCTATGACGTATACACTGGAAAGGCCGCCGAGCTCAAAGACACCACTGAATTTGTTGTGTCCGTCAACCCCACGGGTGTGGTCATGTGGTACATCTCCGCCCCCACCGAACTCAACAGCCATCACTTCTTCGCTGGTGGTAAGCTCCGCGGCTCGGCTTCCTATCACCATGAGAACGCCATTCCCCTCAGCTTCCTGTAA